One part of the Vicia villosa cultivar HV-30 ecotype Madison, WI linkage group LG6, Vvil1.0, whole genome shotgun sequence genome encodes these proteins:
- the LOC131609095 gene encoding peptidyl serine alpha-galactosyltransferase-like, with amino-acid sequence MEKVLILLLFVLLGFTSFTVEAAYKAPRRIHTLFSVECGNYFDWQTVGLMHSFRKAKQPGHITRLLSCTDEQKKSYRGMHLAPTFEVPSMSVHPVTGDRYPAINKPAGVVYWLKHSKDAENVDWILILDADMIIRGPIRPYEIGAEKAKPVAAYYGYLRGCDNILAQLHTKHPEKCDKVGGLLAMHIDDLRALAPMWLSKTEEVRQDKAHWGANITGDIYEKGWISEMYGYSFGAAEVGLRHKINDNLMIYPGYAPREGVEPILLHYGLRFSVGNWSFSKADHDEDDVIYNCGRLFPQPPYPREVNTLETDPNLRRGLFLSIECINILNEGLLIHHASNGCPKPPWSKYLNYLKSGTFAKLTRPKYATPATLEMMDDKIQEQVDHDSSKPYPKIHTIFSTECSSYFDWQTVGLMHSFHLSGQPGNITRLLSCSDEDLKLYKGRNLAPTHYVPSMSQHPLTGDWYPAINKPAAVLHWLNHANIDAEFIVILDADMIMRGPITPWEFKAARGRPVSTPYDYLIGCDNELAKLHTSHPEACDKVGGVIIMHIDDLRKFALLWLHKTEEVRADRAHYARNITGDVYESGWISEMYGYSFGAAELKLRHTINREIMIYPGYAFELSIKYRVFHYGLQFSIGNWSFDKAKWREIDIVNKCWAKFPEPPDPSTLDHDNEKSLQQNLLSIECVKTLNEALRLHHERNGCNRGNSISTSKGDATDESVISKHILANDSEELASVDSDRMGIPNSFRFWVLFLCVFSGLGFLVVIFWVHSGQKRRGMKMKHHRVRRRNLYP; translated from the exons ATGGAAAAAGTTTTGATTTTGCTGCTTTTTGTGCTACTGGGTTTCACTAGTTTCACTGTTGAAGCAGCTTACAAAGCACCGCGGAGGATCCACACACTGTTCTCAGTGGAATGTGGAAACTACTTCGATTGGCAAACTGTTGGGTTGATGCATAGTTTCAGAAAGGCAAAGCAGCCTGGGCATATTACCAGGCTTCTTAGTTGCACTGATGAGCAGAAGAAGAGTTATAGAGGGATGCATTTAGCTCCTACTTTTGAGGTTCCTTCTATGAGTGTACATCCTGTAACTGGTGACAG GTACCCTGCAATAAACAAACCTGCTGGGGTTGTATATTGGCTCAAACATAGTAAAGATGCAGAAAATGTTGACTGGATTCTCATTCTAGATGCAGACATGATAATCCGCGGTCCAATTAGACCTTATGAAATTGGTGCAGAGAAAGCAAAACCTGTTGCAGCATATTATGG GTATTTAAGAGGTTGTGACAATATTTTGGCTCAGCTCCACACGAAACACCCGGAAAAATGTGACAAAGTTGGCGGGCTTTTGGCTATGCATATAGATGACCTACGAGCTTTGGCACCTATGTGGCTTTCGAAAACAGAAGAAGTTCGGCAAGATAAGGCTCACTGGGGAGCAAACATAACTGGTGACATATATGAGAAAGGATGGATCAGTGAGATGTATGGATACTCTTTTGGTGCTGCAGAA GTTGGGCTCCGACACAAAATCAATGATAATTTAATGATATACCCTGGTTATGCTCCCCGAGAGGGTGTTGAGCCAATTCTTCTTCACTACGGTCTGCGGTTTAGTGTTGGGAATTGGTCATTTAGTAAGGCTGATCATGATGAGGACGATGTCATTTATAACTGTGGCCGGCTCTTTCCTCAACCTCCTTACCCTAGAGAGGTGAATACGTTGGAAACTGACCCGAATCTAAGACGAGGACTATTTTTGAGTATAGAGTGCATAAACATTTTAAATGAAGGTCTTCTTATACATCACGCATCAAATGGTTGTCCTAAACCACCATGGTCTAAATACTTGAACTATTTAAAAAGCGGAACCTTTGCTAAACTAACTCGACCAAAATATGCGACTCCAGCTACTTTAGAAATGATGGATGATAAAATTCAAGAACaggttgatcatgattcttcCAAGCCATATCCTAAAATCCATACTATATTTTCAACCGAATGTAGCTCGTACTTTGATTGGCAGACTGTGGGACTTATGCATAGTTTCCATTTAAGTGGACAGCCCGGAAATATCACTCGACTTCTCAGCTGCTCTGATGAGGACTTAAAGCTATACAAAGGCCGTAATTTGGCTCCCACACATTATGTTCCTTCTATGAGTCAACATCCATTAACAGGCGATTG GTATCCAGCAATTAACAAACCTGCTGCAGTCCTCCACTGGCTTAATCATGCAAATATTGATGCTGAATTCATTGTgattcttgatgctgatatgatAATGAGAGGCCCAATTACACCATGGGAATTCAAAGCTGCCAGGGGCAGGCCTGTTTCAACTCCGTACGA CTACCTTATTGGATGTGACAATGAGCTTGCGAAATTACATACTAGTCATCCCGAGGCTTGTGACAAGGTTGGTGGCGTAATTATTATGCATATAGATGATCTGCGCAAATTCGCTTTACTATGGCTGCATAAAACGGAGGAGGTTCGAGCTGATAGAGCTCATTATGCCAGAAATATAACAGGAGACGTTTACGAATCTGGCTGGATTAGCGAGATGTACGGTTACTCTTTTGGCGCAGCAGAG TTGAAATTAAGGCATACTATAAACAGAGAAATAATGATATACCCGGGATATGCTTTCGAACTTAGCATCAAATACAGAGTTTTCCACTACGGACTGCAGTTCAGTATTGGGAACTGGAGTTTTGACAAGGCCAAATGGCGAGAGATCGATATAGTCAACAAATGTTGGGCCAAGTTTCCAGAACCACCCGATCCATCAACTCTCGACCATGATAATGAGAAAAGTTTACAGCAAAACCTTCTCAGTATAGAATGCGTCAAGACACTGAATGAAGCACTGCGTTTGCATCATGAGAGAAACGGGTGTAATCGCGGTAATTCCATATCCACATCAAAAGGAGATGCTACAGATGAAAGTGTAATCTCAAAGCATATTTTAGCAAATGATTCAGAGGAGTTGGCAAGTGTTGATAGTGATAGAATGGGGATTCCAAATTCTTTTAGATTTTGGGTGTTGTTTTTATGTGTATTTTCTGGATTAGGTTTCTTGGTAGTGATTTTTTGGGTGCATTCAGGTCAGAAAAGAAGAGGAATGAAAATGAAACACCATAGAGTTAGAAGAAGAAACTTGTATCCTTGA